The Arachis ipaensis cultivar K30076 chromosome B07, Araip1.1, whole genome shotgun sequence genome includes a window with the following:
- the LOC107605887 gene encoding protein RKD4, whose protein sequence is MEFFNNELDSFSNDIDKIMEISPMDDFDDWAPLLTYKSTQKLFLNDLPEVDNDFDDLPPLDDFKKEREEEDQEHKQLLQLAPISTIKNKKSELEYDEIKKHFDLPITEAASKMNIGLTLLKRRCRELSIKRWPHRKIKSLHLLIQTLKEIGLDNEVEMLEQEINMLKQVPGTEITQETKKLRQAYFKANYKRRKLLASNCSSSSSSSSLS, encoded by the exons ATGGAGTTCTTTAATAACGAACTCGATTCTTTCTCTAACGACATCGACAA AATAATGGAGATTTCACCTATGGATGATTTCGACGATTGGGCGCCATTGTTAACCTACAAAAGCACGCAGAAGCTTTTCCTGAACGACTTGCCAGAAGTGGATAACGACTTTGACGACCTTCCACCTCTGGACGATTTCAAGAAAGAGCGCGAGGAAGAGGATCAAGAACACAAGCAGTTACTACAACTTGCTCCGATTAGTACGATTAAGAACAAGAAGAGTGAGTTGGAATACGATGAGATCAAGAAGCACTTCGATTTGCCAATCACAGAAGCTGCTAGCAAGATGAACATTGGTTTGACATTGTTGAAGAGAAGGTGCAGAGAACTCAGCATCAAGCGTTGGCCTCATAGGAAAATCAAGAGCTTGCAtttactcatacaaactctcaaG GAGATAGGTTTGGACAATGAAGTTGAAATGTTGGAGCAAGAAATAAACATGTTGAAGCAAGTTCCAGGGACGGAAATCACACAAGAGACCAAGAAACTAAGGCAGGCTTATTTTAAAGCCAATTACAAAAGGAGGAAACTTTTGGCCTCTAActgttcttcatcatcatcatcatcatcacttagCTAA